The Bradysia coprophila strain Holo2 unplaced genomic scaffold, BU_Bcop_v1 contig_297, whole genome shotgun sequence DNA window tctgaaaatttgttatttattttgtcaCGATCGAAATCCTAGAAATGCTCGATGCTAATAAAAGAATGTTATGAACGAACCATCCGCAATTGTATAGTTCCGTGCTTGTATGTGTTCGTCACAATACAAATTCTCATCGGCTTGATGGCCATTGTAGCAAGTGAACAATTCAAGAATTTACTCGGACGCTATGTGCCCGAAatcgaacaaaatgaaatcaacATCAAGTTGTTCCTGTTCGAACTGTTCGGCTGTAATGTTTTTCTATCGTACATGGGCGGATTGCCATTGTTGCGACGATTATCAGACGCGTACACTAGCCACTTGAGCAGCTTGTTAAAGTTATGGCAATTCTTTATCTTTACTGCATCGTTGAACGGAATATTTGGCAGTTACATGATAAATGGATCGCGGAAATTTCTTAAGCAAACCATAGAGTCGACTCTATTTCGCGGCATTGACTTCTATTATACGGATCCGGAATGGCGATTGATTTGGGATAGTTTCCAGTTCAATGAACAATGTTGCGGTGTCGCAAGCTTTAAAGATTGGGAATCATTGGCCTGGATGATTAATCAGGATGAGAATTCCAGCGTTGGCAGGTTTAGAAACTCTGTCAAATACGAGGaaacttgaaataaaattaaataattttagtgCCACGGATCTATC harbors:
- the LOC119078670 gene encoding uncharacterized protein LOC119078670, with the protein product MLIKECYERTIRNCIVPCLYVFVTIQILIGLMAIVASEQFKNLLGRYVPEIEQNEINIKLFLFELFGCNVFLSYMGGLPLLRRLSDAYTSHLSSLLKLWQFFIFTASLNGIFGSYMINGSRKFLKQTIESTLFRGIDFYYTDPEWRLIWDSFQFNEQCCGVASFKDWESLAWMINQDENSSVGSATDLSSLTPYSCCKKDSVCYGNNVHGKSPQNWIELPTTINMTLINEEGCLRIFSKRLDDICMAIFVVVAIVFLLQIAILVAMTVLTHRKAARTKQTSNHQSQTDLPTGTPILPDSMEILSECNQTDDDGFMLQKRTSSHFVLKHNNRKNRVEFASDMGSSEDETQRLLTETTN